The following is a genomic window from Onthophagus taurus isolate NC chromosome 1, IU_Otau_3.0, whole genome shotgun sequence.
CCTGTAAACATCTTTTGAATTTGTCTTATTcaagtttttaattatcttttccACTTCTTCTTCTCCAATTTCTTCTAGTTTCattccttcttcttcttcaatttGCTCAAGCCCAATAGGATCTTTTATTTCCATATTGATAGTTTGAGTTTTACCActgtttacaaaaaatttattcatttgcGTCCAGAAGAGAACTATTTTCTTTCTTGCGCCTTGTTTTTCCAGTTTCTTACTTCACTATATTCCAGGCAgcagttattttattatgtgaattcttcataaattgtttataagcttctttttttgtataatatataataatatcaaTCTTCTCAACTcacgtttttttatttgatacaattctttgtatttcttttctttcattACTTCAGCTATTGTGTAGATAGCATCTAAAGTGTTTTTCATCTTTCTTAAGTCATCTGAATTCATTTTAGTGTTGATAGtacatgttttcttttttattcttaatttactTATGAAATGTTCTGTTGTTCCTTTATTTATTAGTCTTATTTTTGTATGTTTGTTCTTTTCAGTTTTATATTCAAGAACAATTGTTGTCAATTGCGCTAGATGGTCAAAAAGATGCCAGTTTACTGTATTTTTTATGACAACCTGCGTAAATGTATTGATAATAATTCTCCATCAATAAAAACTAGCAAATACCACCCATATTATCGCCCTAGATCGATTAAGATCTATTAttgctttaaatttctttgtaTATAAGAGAATAATGCAGCAACAAGTGTTTTTTTGAGGTTGGATGTGATACAAGTCAAATGCAACAGAACATAATTTATCAATCCAGTGAGAGTCAATAATAGTTGTAACTGGTACAACTTACAAGACTGTTATGTCAATGAGAAGTAAAACTTAAATGTaagataaaatcaaataaaggTTATGTCAGAATACAATTCagataacaaataattaagGTTGTGATATGTAGACAccataaaagttaaattaactTACTGCAATAAGGAGATTTAGGAGTTGTCATAAAAAACTGTGTATGATTCACTTGACGCTTAAAATGTGGATTTTTTAAATGCCTTAAATAACTTTGATAACTATTTATGCCAAAAGTAATGCAATGTTGGTTTTTATAACCACATTTAAAACATGTCCCATTCATAAATgcctaaaatacaaaaaattaattagataTACATTTTacaattgaataaaaaataaaatacctCATATGAATCAcatgaaattgttaaatacgGGCAAGATGGATTCATATTAATGCTATCTATAAAGATTTCGTGACTTCTCACATGATTACAAGCCATAAATTTTTGTGCACCCAATACTAAACCATTTGTACTGGCAAAATCAGAAAACGTTTTTCTACAACCAGGTTGATCATAACCTccatttacataaaaatcaaCGTGACCAATTGCTTCTTGTATTCCAAATGCTAAACTAGTAAAATCTCCTGCATCTGTATGAATGATATCGACATATTTTGCTGCTGATTTGTCTAAACGAACTGGTGGTTGAGTGTTTGAAAAATGAGGACCAGCAGGATCCATTCCGGTTATTCTTCCCATTGTAAATCCAAAatcctttcaataaaaaaatatctgattttgtgttgttgtaacatattaaattgttaccttttttaattgataaccGATATATCCACACATATGTGCACCTAAAGAGTGCCCAATACAATGTACTCTATCAAAACCATGCTCATCTTCTCCATAAAGTGCTTCAAGTAAATGAGCAGTTACAGCACCAATTAAACGAATATTGGCAACTGCTTGAGGATAAGGTGGATTTGAAGCATTGCCCCaatcaacaataataatgttacatttttctctaACAAGTAGTTTATCTTTTAAActtaatatctaaaaaataattaaaaaaaaattaaggcataatcaaaatataaaacgtTTCATACCCAATGCTTTTTACCATTATCAGTAAATCCGTGGATAAGTACATATAATGGTAATTCAAGATCCATATTAGCATCAGAATCTAAAAAAACCTCATACATATCTAAATAAATAGGTACAACAGAATTCCTTCTTGTATACAACGCAAAACGAGGGTGAACCTaagaattatataaatttataatcttAACACAAATTTACTTCATCACATACTTTCAATAGAGGCTCCGGAAAACGACTTTCTGGTCTAAAATTACTTGTCCAAGGATCACTTAAATCAAAACAGCCATAACTCCCAAAACACTTCGGTTTTGGGGCatctaaaatgtttttaaattaaaatagttgtGCCAAAAACTTTTGTGCAAACCTATAAAGTACCTTCCCCAACAGTCAACAGGTAGTTGTTGTATGTGGTAAGTTCATCTTGACCATAACTCGATTGAATAACAGTTTCGTTGGTCACCATCATTaatgtgtttaaaaataaagtactaTTTATCAagatcatttttaatttctatattttcatttatatctttttcaCGTTAAAAATCTTGACCGTCTCACTTAAAACCACCTCGCGACCGTTCCTTACATCCGACTATTTTAAACCCATGCAAGATCCGCATGGGAAGCGCCCCaccaattttttgaaaaacgtcGTCGAGAAACTGATATCTTCAAAGGTTCAAGGGTTACAATAATACCGTCTAGAGTGTGTACActcttattgaaaatttctaGAAGATTTAGGATACCGGTTTTATCGTTTAAGGATAAGAAGGGGTTGAACCTTCTTCAAAACCAGAATCCCTAATTATGTATGAATGCTAAAAAAAAGGGATAGAACACTTTGATGATTTTGAGTACTTTAAGTTGAATATTTACGAAGAAAACTTTATGGTTAGGCTTAAATACGCATTTTATTTAGTACTGTGTACGTCAATTGATAAGAACGTTAGGTCATATTATGATTTCAAAGAAATGTTTATGGTTCAAATGAGGGTATAAAAAGTGGTTTCATATTTCATAGtcataatatttcaaatacacgataaaatgaaaaaaaaatatttctaagataattaattataaaacatttaatttaaattaattccaaaaattatattttttaaacctatttattaaacgtcaaaattgacgcaTAACGAAACGTCAAAGTGAcgttttaaacgtcaaataaaaaatgattgtatttaaattcaaatttacaatttcCTATAAACGAAATAACGTTTTctgtaattaatttagataCCGTTCGTTAGATATCGTTCGTAAACGTCAATCCGTCGTTCGTAATCACCCGTTTTGTAAAGAAAATCAGCTGTTCAGCTACAGATGCAGTCATCtgtatttatgtttttgtaattcccTTTGTCGCGCGCGCGATCGCCGTAGAACCAAAACGAACGGCCGTTCGACAAAATGGCAGACGTTAAAGCGCTTGAACATCCCACCTTGAAGGTCGTTTAAACCTCCCATAAAACCCTTTGAACGAATAACCCTAATCGACCATTGTAATTTGCTTTCGCAGGTTCCATACgaaatcttaaataaaaaattccgTACGGCGCAGAAGACGCTCGATCGAGAGGTGGCACACGTTAACCAAGTCGCTGCAGATATCGAAAAAGATCTTGGTGGTGAAGCTGTTAAAGCGAAGGATATATCTAAGCTTTTAGGAGGTATGGTTGAGAAGTTGCAGGTTTTAAAGCGTAAAGCCGAAGAAAGTATCTCAGAGGAATCTCAAGCTACCAATGTTTGCAAGAGGAGAATTGAACATTTAAAAGAACATGTTTCGTTATCTTCAAATGGAATGGTATCACAGGGAGCTCTTAATCAATGGAAAAGCAAGAGGTTGGATCGTATGGTTGTGGAgtattttttgagaaatgGTTATTATAATGCCGCTATTACTTTAGCTGAAAGATCTAATGTTAAAGATTTAACTAATATTGGTGAGTCATTTTTTTCCTGTGATTTTTAAGATAGagatttagaattattttatttagatattttCTTAACATCTCGGGAAGTAGAAAAATCTTTGGCAAATCGTCAAACGGCAAAATGTTTATCTTGGTGTCATGATAACCGTTCAAAacttagaaaattaaaatcgaatttgGAATTTAACTTGCGTGTTCAAGAATTTGTCGAATTGATTAGGTCAGATAGACGAATGGACGCTATTAAACACTCTCGGAAACATTTTCACAGCTTCGAAGACGAACATTTACAATCTATTCAACAAGTAATGGCTTTGTTAGCGTTTTCTGTGAATACAAGTatgattgtttttattattatattgggTTCTCCTTGGAATTTTAAGATGATTTGTTTTGTTAGCAATTGCTCCATATAAAGCTCTCTTTGCTGAATCACGATGGGATACGCTTATAGAACAATTCAGACAAGAAAATTATAGGTTGTTCCAATTGGCCAGTCAATCGGTATTTACAGTTACTTTACAAGCTGGATTATCTGCATTAAAAACACCATAtccttttttacatttaattatgataattttttattaagattcaTTGAGTATTGGTTACAAAGCTATCTAactttctttgttttttaattgaacctaacatttagataattaatttttattaaataaaaatactgttTGTTGAAAGTCAAAATTTATTCCCATCTCTTTGAGAGCTCTATACAAatagtatttttaaattttggcaGATAAAATCAATATACATGGAtagacataaaaaaataataggcACTAAAGTTTATAGCCAATAAATTTGGTACAAGAAATACTGAAATTCGATACAACACACATTTTTTCTGTCTATTTATGGTAAACAGTGTCCATTAGTTTACtacaaatcgattttttacgaaagAAATTACAAACGtcttatttttagattatatttatcactttcaaaatttaatttttaaagatattgtTTACAgtgttcaaaaattatacaaatatATAACCTGGACGCCGCGGCTTGGGCGCCATATGCGTATCTAACCTAAGAGAGTTGCAGTTTGAAGGAAAAATCTTTAAcatgttaaatattaattaagttgccttcaaaatgctttttatctcacgCTGATATCTCAATCAGTTATTGAGATATATGACTTTTAAAGAGTTAGTATGATGATTATGAAGAGTTGATTTCAAAGAATTATAACACCAAGATTTAAAGATTTGAAGACATGACCTTCAACCCATTAATTACCAAtgaaatttgcttcaaaatgcttcgTATCTTATTAggatatctcaattggttcttgagatacgacattttaaactttgaTTAATGTCAATATAAAATTCTTCGATTATCGAAATTCGtagttgtatttaaaaaattatgacgTTGCAGTTTGAAGGAAAGATCTTCAACATgttgaatattaattaaattgctttcaaaatgctttttattacACGCCGATATCTCAGTTAGTTGTTGAGatatatgatttttaaagatttaatatGATGATTATGAAgagttgaattcaaaaaattataacaccTACATttaaagatttgaagaaatgatcttcaacCCATTAATtaccaataaaatttgcttcaaattgcATCATATCTCGTTAAGATATCtaaattggttcttgagatacgacattttaaactttgaTTAATGTCAATATATAATTCTTCGATTATCGAACTTcatag
Proteins encoded in this region:
- the LOC111421125 gene encoding pancreatic triacylglycerol lipase → MILINSTLFLNTLMMVTNETVIQSSYGQDELTTYNNYLLTVGEDAPKPKCFGSYGCFDLSDPWTSNFRPESRFPEPLLKVHPRFALYTRRNSVVPIYLDMYEVFLDSDANMDLELPLYVLIHGFTDNGKKHWILSLKDKLLVREKCNIIIVDWGNASNPPYPQAVANIRLIGAVTAHLLEALYGEDEHGFDRVHCIGHSLGAHMCGYIGYQLKKDFGFTMGRITGMDPAGPHFSNTQPPVRLDKSAAKYVDIIHTDAGDFTSLAFGIQEAIGHVDFYVNGGYDQPGCRKTFSDFASTNGLVLGAQKFMACNHVRSHEIFIDSINMNPSCPYLTISCDSYEAFMNGTCFKCGYKNQHCITFGINSYQSYLRHLKNPHFKRQVNHTQFFMTTPKSPYCKSHYKISIYVSSHEESKAHGGEIGTLLFTMHTTVDGSGKKSDKISLDKEHYHEPGGNYTYVIPGDGLKNLKAVEVEWNYNTNFINPLTWRIMATPRIYIDKIEVEALESGERITVCPKDQKPLINSDSQILLKSYCSNT
- the LOC111421085 gene encoding E3 ubiquitin-protein transferase MAEA; the protein is MADVKALEHPTLKVPYEILNKKFRTAQKTLDREVAHVNQVAADIEKDLGGEAVKAKDISKLLGGMVEKLQVLKRKAEESISEESQATNVCKRRIEHLKEHVSLSSNGMVSQGALNQWKSKRLDRMVVEYFLRNGYYNAAITLAERSNVKDLTNIDIFLTSREVEKSLANRQTAKCLSWCHDNRSKLRKLKSNLEFNLRVQEFVELIRSDRRMDAIKHSRKHFHSFEDEHLQSIQQVMALLAFSVNTTIAPYKALFAESRWDTLIEQFRQENYRLFQLASQSVFTVTLQAGLSALKTPQCYTENCENRNPSCPVCHDYLNKLAENLPFAHCSQSRLYCHISGLPLNENNQPMMLPNGFVYGEQALEQMATENNGQVICPKTKEIYSYKKVEKVYVM